In Pleurocapsa sp. PCC 7319, the following are encoded in one genomic region:
- the psb29 gene encoding photosystem II biogenesis protein Psp29 — translation MKTVSDSKRAFYASYPRPINSVYRRVIEELLVEMHLLSVNADFKLDPIYYLGIVTSFERLMQGYQPESDKEQIFNALCTSTDSDPETYKSQAGALLSIAKDKSTDELVDWLSNPTAENDSSHIVEPIKAIATNDNFKYSRPFAIGIYTLLEECDHELVQDQEKRNQVLDTIAENFGISGEKMKKDLELYRSNLEKMGELLKVIEDVLEASRKKRAKRAEEKQAKEAKEADEVKEATAE, via the coding sequence ATGAAAACTGTTTCCGATAGTAAAAGGGCTTTTTATGCTTCTTATCCTCGACCCATTAACTCTGTTTATCGCCGAGTGATCGAAGAATTGTTAGTAGAGATGCATCTACTATCAGTTAACGCAGATTTTAAGTTAGATCCTATTTATTATTTGGGAATTGTTACTTCTTTTGAGCGTTTGATGCAGGGATATCAACCAGAAAGTGATAAGGAGCAAATTTTTAATGCTTTGTGCACTTCTACAGATAGCGATCCAGAAACTTATAAATCCCAAGCAGGAGCTTTGCTCTCTATAGCAAAAGATAAATCGACAGATGAACTAGTAGATTGGCTGAGTAACCCCACAGCAGAAAACGATAGTAGTCATATCGTTGAGCCAATTAAGGCGATCGCCACTAATGATAATTTTAAATATAGCCGTCCCTTTGCTATTGGCATTTACACTCTTTTAGAAGAATGCGATCATGAGCTAGTTCAAGATCAGGAAAAGCGGAACCAAGTTTTAGATACTATTGCCGAAAACTTTGGTATATCCGGCGAAAAAATGAAAAAAGATTTAGAGCTATATCGTAGCAACCTAGAAAAAATGGGTGAGTTGCTGAAAGTGATTGAAGATGTTCTCGAGGCTAGTCGCAAAAAAAGAGCCAAAAGAGCAGAAGAGAAACAAGCTAAAGAAGCTAAAGAAGCCGATGAAGTAAAAGAAGCAACGGCAGAATAA
- a CDS encoding Spy/CpxP family protein refolding chaperone — translation MNWQTFSVLTATLVILPLGTYAAQPNPEVNSTQEFRTNSVQLAHNHGKHGRKWGRGAGMKKLFQQLDLTSEQSQQIEAIQEQFKTDNETLRQQMQTQHQEMRSLMASDATSEQLRAQHQQVQDLHQQLGNNRFETMLQVREVLTPEQRTQMAELMEQHQGKMGRHWQ, via the coding sequence ATGAACTGGCAAACTTTTTCAGTACTTACAGCAACTTTGGTCATCTTACCTCTAGGTACTTATGCTGCTCAACCAAATCCAGAGGTCAATAGTACTCAAGAATTTAGAACAAATAGTGTGCAACTGGCTCATAACCATGGTAAGCACGGGAGAAAATGGGGAAGAGGTGCTGGAATGAAAAAATTATTCCAACAATTGGATCTCACCTCAGAACAATCTCAGCAAATTGAAGCCATACAAGAACAATTCAAAACCGACAACGAAACTTTGCGTCAACAAATGCAAACACAGCATCAAGAAATGCGATCGCTTATGGCTAGTGATGCTACATCCGAGCAATTAAGAGCACAACATCAGCAGGTTCAAGATCTACATCAGCAATTAGGTAATAATCGCTTTGAAACTATGCTCCAAGTTCGAGAAGTACTTACTCCTGAACAACGTACACAAATGGCAGAATTGATGGAGCAACATCAAGGTAAAATGGGTCGTCATTGGCAGTAA